In Niveispirillum cyanobacteriorum, the following proteins share a genomic window:
- a CDS encoding ABC transporter substrate-binding protein, with the protein MKFFRNLAALAALLPAAAGTTEAMAQAAPLDNPSTLTVVANFSTGWVRNFNPYNETTRLYSAREFAYEPLIIFNTLHNGRPHYRLATGYDFSKDLLKLTFSLRDGVLWSDGQPFTAQDVVFTYEMFKRFKALDTLDIWERLAAVEAPDAHTVVFTLKRVNANSLYELARIPVVPKHIWSKVADPVTFTNPDPVGTGPMTEVRRFTNQLYVQCRNPHYWDAASLKVDCLSFPQIGNNEQLLAAARNGKLDWFGAFMPDIERTYVAADPVHHRYWFPPGGTVAVNFNFDSPNPGNRAAFRNVNFRRAVSMAMDRRAIVDIAGYGYPIVNEYASGLGRLYQDWVNQDAERQFGKFAKYDKDGARALLAESGFRDVDGDGYVDNPDGKPIRFDILAPNGWTDWVNTTQLVVEGLNAIGINVRVSTPEPASWAQKLIQGDYDMAINGYFTGETPHRSYDTGFHSRFSGKTRTAPTRFNNPELNAALDAFVATIDPDEQRRSMDKVQMILAANTPYVPLFSNPIWYEYNTKRFKGWFNADNPVARPDVFDGTPERLLHLLALEPVNGGG; encoded by the coding sequence ATGAAGTTCTTCCGCAACCTTGCCGCGCTGGCGGCGCTTCTGCCGGCAGCGGCGGGCACAACAGAGGCGATGGCCCAGGCCGCCCCGCTGGATAACCCGTCCACGCTGACGGTCGTGGCTAATTTCTCCACCGGCTGGGTGCGCAACTTCAACCCGTACAACGAGACCACGCGCCTCTACAGCGCGCGGGAATTCGCCTACGAACCTTTGATCATCTTCAACACCCTGCATAATGGCCGCCCGCATTACCGCCTGGCGACAGGATATGATTTCTCCAAGGACCTGTTGAAGCTGACCTTCAGCTTGCGTGACGGCGTGCTGTGGTCCGATGGGCAACCTTTCACGGCGCAGGATGTCGTCTTCACGTACGAGATGTTCAAGCGCTTCAAGGCGCTGGACACGCTCGACATCTGGGAACGGCTGGCCGCCGTGGAAGCACCGGATGCCCATACGGTGGTTTTCACGCTGAAGCGAGTGAACGCCAACAGCCTGTATGAGCTGGCCCGCATCCCCGTGGTGCCCAAGCATATCTGGTCGAAGGTGGCGGACCCCGTCACCTTCACCAACCCCGATCCCGTGGGCACCGGCCCGATGACGGAGGTGCGGCGCTTCACCAATCAGCTTTATGTGCAGTGCCGGAACCCACATTACTGGGACGCCGCCAGCCTGAAGGTTGACTGCCTGTCCTTCCCGCAGATCGGCAATAACGAACAGCTTCTGGCCGCCGCCCGCAATGGCAAGCTGGACTGGTTCGGCGCCTTCATGCCGGATATCGAGCGCACCTATGTTGCCGCCGATCCGGTGCATCACCGCTACTGGTTCCCGCCCGGCGGTACCGTCGCGGTGAACTTCAATTTTGACAGCCCCAATCCGGGCAACCGCGCGGCCTTCCGTAATGTCAATTTCCGCCGGGCCGTCAGCATGGCCATGGACCGCCGCGCCATCGTGGATATCGCAGGCTATGGCTATCCGATCGTCAATGAATATGCCTCCGGCCTGGGCCGTCTTTATCAGGACTGGGTGAACCAGGACGCCGAACGCCAATTCGGCAAGTTTGCGAAGTACGACAAGGATGGCGCCCGCGCCCTGTTGGCCGAAAGCGGCTTCCGCGACGTGGATGGTGACGGCTATGTCGACAATCCCGATGGCAAACCCATCCGCTTTGACATCCTGGCACCCAATGGCTGGACCGACTGGGTGAACACCACCCAGCTTGTCGTCGAAGGGCTGAACGCCATCGGCATCAATGTCCGCGTCTCCACGCCCGAACCGGCAAGCTGGGCGCAGAAGCTGATCCAGGGCGATTATGACATGGCCATCAATGGCTATTTCACGGGCGAGACGCCGCATCGTTCCTACGATACCGGTTTCCATTCCCGCTTCTCGGGCAAGACGCGGACGGCACCCACACGCTTCAACAACCCGGAACTGAACGCCGCCCTAGATGCGTTTGTCGCCACCATCGACCCGGATGAACAGCGCCGGTCGATGGACAAGGTGCAGATGATCCTGGCCGCCAACACGCCCTATGTGCCGCTGTTCAGCAATCCGATCTGGTACGAATACAACACCAAACGCTTCAAGGGCTGGTTCAACGCCGATAATCCGGTGGCCCGGCCCGATGTGTTCGACGGCACGCCGGAACGGCTGCTGCATCTGCTGGCGCTGGAGCCGGTGAATGGCGGCGGCTGA